A window of Bos taurus isolate L1 Dominette 01449 registration number 42190680 breed Hereford chromosome 19, ARS-UCD2.0, whole genome shotgun sequence contains these coding sequences:
- the ADAM11 gene encoding disintegrin and metalloproteinase domain-containing protein 11 isoform X3, with translation MDTGPLLPYLTFQPVHLAQVSFVIPAFNSNFTLDLELNHHLLSSQYVERHFSREGLTQHSTGAGDHCYYQGKLRGNPHSFAALSTCQGLHGVFSDGNFTYIVEPREMAGPWENAQGPLPHLIYRTPLLPAPLGCREPGCLFAAPDHPAPLNRPRLRRKRQVRRGHPTVHSETKYVELIVINDHQLFGQMRQSVVLTSNFAKSVVNLADVMYKEQLNTRIVLVAMETWADGDKIQVQDDLLETLARLMVYRREGLPEASDATHLFSGRTFQSTSSGAAYVGGICSLSRGGGVNEYDNMGAMAVTLAQTLGQNLGMMWNKHRSSAGDCKCPDNWLGCIMEDTGFYLPRKFSRCSIDEYNQFLQEGGGSCLFNKPLKLLDPPECGNGFVEAGEECDCGSVQECSRAGGNCCKKCTLTHDAMCSDGLCCRRCKYEPRGVSCREAVNECDIAETCTGDSSQCPPNLHKLDGYYCDHEQGRCYGGRCKTRDRQCQALWGHAAADRFCYEKLNVEGTERGNCGRKGSGWVQCNKQDVLCGFLLCVNISGAPRLGDLGGDISSVTFYHQGKELDCRGGHVQLADGSDLSYVEDGTACGPNMLCLDHRCLPASAFNFSTCPGSGERRICSHHGVCSNEGKCICQPDWTGKDCSIHNPLPTSPPTGETERYKGPSGTNIIIGSIAGAVLVAAIVLGGTGWGFKNIRRGRYDPTQQGAV, from the exons ATGGACACTGGGCCACTTCTACCTTACCTCACCTTCCAG CCTGTCCATCTGGCCCAGGTGAGCTTCGTCATCCCAGCCTTCAACTCCAACTTCACTCTGGATCTGGAGTTGAACCA TCACCTTCTCTCTTCACAATACGTGGAGCGCCACTTCAGCCGGGAGGGGCTGACCCAGCACAGCACT GGTGCTGGAGACCACTGCTACTACCAGGGGAAGCTCCGAGGGAACCCCCACTCCTTTGCTGCCCTCTCCACCTGCCAGGGGCTGCA TGGGGTCTTCTCTGATGGGAACTTCACCTACATCGTGGAGCCCCGAGAGATGGCCGGGCCTTGGGAAAACGCCCAG GGACCCCTTCCCCACCTCATTTACCGGACCCCTCTTCTCCCAGCCCCCCTCGGATGCAGGGAGCCAG GCTGCCTGTTTGCTGCCCCGGACCATCCTGCTCCTCTGAACAGGCCAAGgctgagaaggaaaaggcag GTCCGCCGGGGCCACCCTACAGTGCACAGTGAGACCAAGTACGTGGAGCTGATTGTGATCAATGACCACCAGCTG TTCGGGCAGATGCGGCAGTCGGTGGTCCTCACCAGCAACTTTGCCAAGTCCGTGGTGAACCTGGCAGATGTG ATGTACAAGGAGCAGCTCAATACCCGCATCGTGCTGGTTGCCATGGAAACGTGGGCAGATGGGGACAAGATCCAGGTTCAGGATGACCTCCTGGAGACCCTGGCCAGGCTCATGGTCTACAGGCGGGAGGGCCTGCCTGAGGCCAGTGATGCCACCCACCTCTTCTC GGGCAGAACTTTCCAGAGCACCAGCAGCGGGGCTGCCTACGTGGGGGGCATCTGCTCGCTGTCTAGGGGAGGGGGTGTGAACGAG TATGACAACATGGGGGCCATGGCGGTGACCTTGGCCCAGACGCTGGGGCAGAACCTGGGCATGATGTGGAATAAACACCGGAGCTCGGCAG GGGACTGCAAATGTCCGGACAACTGGCTGGGTTGCATCATGGAAGACACTGG GTTCTACCTGCCCCGCAAGTTCTCGCGCTGCAGCATCGACGAGTACAACCAGTTTCTTCAGGAGGGCGGCGGGAGCTGCCTCTTCAACAAGCCCCTCAAG CTCCTGGACCCGCCTGAGTGCGGGAACGGCTTCGTGGAGGCGGGGGAGGAGTGCGACTGCGGCTCGGTGCAG GAGTGCAGCCGCGCGGGAGGGAACTGTTGCAAGAAATGCACTCTGACTCACGACGCCATGTGTAGCGACGGTCTCTGCTGTCGCCGCTGCAAG TACGAGCCGCGGGGTGTGTCCTGTCGAGAGGCTGTGAACGAGTGCGACATCGCGGAGACCTGCACCGGGGACTCGAGCCAG TGTCCACCTAACCTGCACAAGCTGGATGGTTACTACTGTGATCACGAACAG GGCCGCTGCTACGGAGGTCGCTGCAAAACCCGGGACCGGCAGTGCCAGGCCCTTTGGGGCCATG CGGCTGCTGATCGCTTCTGCTATGAGAAGCTGAATGTGGAGGGGACAGAACGTGGCAACTGTGGGCGCAAGGGGTCAGGCTGGGTCCAGTGCAATAAACA GGATGTGCTATGTGGCTTCCTCCTCTGTGTCAACATCTCTGGAGCTCCTCGGCTGGGGGATCTAGGGGGAGACATCAGCAGCGTCACTTTCTACCACCAGGGCAAGGAGCTGGACTGCAG GGGCGGTCATGTGCAGCTGGCTGATGGCTCAGACCTGAGCTACGTGGAGGACGGCACAGCCTGCGGGCCCAACATGTTGTGCCTGGACCATCGCTGCCTGCCAGCCTCTGCCTTCAACTTCAGCACCTGCCCAGGCAGTGGCGAGCGCCGGATCTGCTCCCACCACGGG GTCTGCAGCAACGAAGGGAAGTGCATCTGTCAGCCAGATTGGACGGGCAAAGACTGCAGTATCCACAACCCCCTGCCCACGTCTCCGCCCACGGGGGAGACAGAGAGATATAAGG GTCCCAGCGGCACCAACATCATCATCGGCTCCATCGCCGGGGCTGTTCTGGTTGCAGCCATCGTCCTGGGTGGCACGGGCTGGGGATTTAA AAACATCCGCCGAGGAAGGTACGACCCGACCCAGCAGGGGGCAGTGTGA
- the ADAM11 gene encoding disintegrin and metalloproteinase domain-containing protein 11 isoform X4 yields MQGARLPVCCPGPSCSSEQAKAEKEKVRRGHPTVHSETKYVELIVINDHQLFGQMRQSVVLTSNFAKSVVNLADVMYKEQLNTRIVLVAMETWADGDKIQVQDDLLETLARLMVYRREGLPEASDATHLFSGRTFQSTSSGAAYVGGICSLSRGGGVNEYDNMGAMAVTLAQTLGQNLGMMWNKHRSSAGDCKCPDNWLGCIMEDTGFYLPRKFSRCSIDEYNQFLQEGGGSCLFNKPLKLLDPPECGNGFVEAGEECDCGSVQECSRAGGNCCKKCTLTHDAMCSDGLCCRRCKYEPRGVSCREAVNECDIAETCTGDSSQCPPNLHKLDGYYCDHEQGRCYGGRCKTRDRQCQALWGHAAADRFCYEKLNVEGTERGNCGRKGSGWVQCNKQDVLCGFLLCVNISGAPRLGDLGGDISSVTFYHQGKELDCRGGHVQLADGSDLSYVEDGTACGPNMLCLDHRCLPASAFNFSTCPGSGERRICSHHGVCSNEGKCICQPDWTGKDCSIHNPLPTSPPTGETERYKGPSGTNIIIGSIAGAVLVAAIVLGGTGWGFKNIRRGRYDPTQQGAV; encoded by the exons ATGCAGGGAGCCAG GCTGCCTGTTTGCTGCCCCGGACCATCCTGCTCCTCTGAACAGGCCAAGgctgagaaggaaaag GTCCGCCGGGGCCACCCTACAGTGCACAGTGAGACCAAGTACGTGGAGCTGATTGTGATCAATGACCACCAGCTG TTCGGGCAGATGCGGCAGTCGGTGGTCCTCACCAGCAACTTTGCCAAGTCCGTGGTGAACCTGGCAGATGTG ATGTACAAGGAGCAGCTCAATACCCGCATCGTGCTGGTTGCCATGGAAACGTGGGCAGATGGGGACAAGATCCAGGTTCAGGATGACCTCCTGGAGACCCTGGCCAGGCTCATGGTCTACAGGCGGGAGGGCCTGCCTGAGGCCAGTGATGCCACCCACCTCTTCTC GGGCAGAACTTTCCAGAGCACCAGCAGCGGGGCTGCCTACGTGGGGGGCATCTGCTCGCTGTCTAGGGGAGGGGGTGTGAACGAG TATGACAACATGGGGGCCATGGCGGTGACCTTGGCCCAGACGCTGGGGCAGAACCTGGGCATGATGTGGAATAAACACCGGAGCTCGGCAG GGGACTGCAAATGTCCGGACAACTGGCTGGGTTGCATCATGGAAGACACTGG GTTCTACCTGCCCCGCAAGTTCTCGCGCTGCAGCATCGACGAGTACAACCAGTTTCTTCAGGAGGGCGGCGGGAGCTGCCTCTTCAACAAGCCCCTCAAG CTCCTGGACCCGCCTGAGTGCGGGAACGGCTTCGTGGAGGCGGGGGAGGAGTGCGACTGCGGCTCGGTGCAG GAGTGCAGCCGCGCGGGAGGGAACTGTTGCAAGAAATGCACTCTGACTCACGACGCCATGTGTAGCGACGGTCTCTGCTGTCGCCGCTGCAAG TACGAGCCGCGGGGTGTGTCCTGTCGAGAGGCTGTGAACGAGTGCGACATCGCGGAGACCTGCACCGGGGACTCGAGCCAG TGTCCACCTAACCTGCACAAGCTGGATGGTTACTACTGTGATCACGAACAG GGCCGCTGCTACGGAGGTCGCTGCAAAACCCGGGACCGGCAGTGCCAGGCCCTTTGGGGCCATG CGGCTGCTGATCGCTTCTGCTATGAGAAGCTGAATGTGGAGGGGACAGAACGTGGCAACTGTGGGCGCAAGGGGTCAGGCTGGGTCCAGTGCAATAAACA GGATGTGCTATGTGGCTTCCTCCTCTGTGTCAACATCTCTGGAGCTCCTCGGCTGGGGGATCTAGGGGGAGACATCAGCAGCGTCACTTTCTACCACCAGGGCAAGGAGCTGGACTGCAG GGGCGGTCATGTGCAGCTGGCTGATGGCTCAGACCTGAGCTACGTGGAGGACGGCACAGCCTGCGGGCCCAACATGTTGTGCCTGGACCATCGCTGCCTGCCAGCCTCTGCCTTCAACTTCAGCACCTGCCCAGGCAGTGGCGAGCGCCGGATCTGCTCCCACCACGGG GTCTGCAGCAACGAAGGGAAGTGCATCTGTCAGCCAGATTGGACGGGCAAAGACTGCAGTATCCACAACCCCCTGCCCACGTCTCCGCCCACGGGGGAGACAGAGAGATATAAGG GTCCCAGCGGCACCAACATCATCATCGGCTCCATCGCCGGGGCTGTTCTGGTTGCAGCCATCGTCCTGGGTGGCACGGGCTGGGGATTTAA AAACATCCGCCGAGGAAGGTACGACCCGACCCAGCAGGGGGCAGTGTGA